The Shewanella mesophila genome contains the following window.
GATGCCAATGCCGCGATTAATGAGATATTCACTGCTCTGAGTGAATACTATGTTAGTCGCTATGCGGTTGCTGATAGCGGCGAGTCATTGATGACTCAACTGATCTTTACCGATATCACAGAGCGAAAGCAGCTTGTCGATATTGAGAAATATCTTGCCCAGCTTAGTGCTGTCAAATCCGTGCGCCTAACTCAGTTACGTGGTGTTTCCGCTGAGTTTTCTGTCCAGCTATTTGGTACGGAAGACGATCTCTTTCGGCTGCTAAAGTTAGAATCAAAAATTAAATCGCAACCTGTGACTGTGCCTGTATCGCTTGGAAAGGGCGATCCGTTAGCACCATCACAGAGTGAGACCATTAACTATATTTGGCTGGGTCATTAATGTAAGCTGGGTTCAATTGTGTTTGGATCCAGTTGTGTCGTACCAGACAAATGATATTGAGAGTTGATTAGTGGCATCCCATTCCCCGTTACAATTGTCGTTACCTGTCTATCTGCCCGATGATGAGACCTTTAAAAGTTATTATCCTGCGGCGGGTAACGATGAGTTAATTCAAAGTTTACAAGGTTGTGCCGACGGCAGTGCAAATAAAGCAGTTTATTTGTGGGGACCAGTAAAGTCTGGTCGTACACATTTGATGCACGCAACTTGCGCTCGCGCCAATGAACTTAATCGTAATAGCTTTTATCTGCCCTTAGGTATACACGCGAGTATTTCGACAGAACTGTTAGAAGGATTAGAGCAGGTGGATCTTGTCTGTATCGATGATATCCATGCTATAGCGGGTCATCCCTTGTGGGAAGAGGCGTTATTTGATCTATATAATCGAGTCGCTGAGCAAGAAAACTGTTCGTTAGTGGTTAGTGCGAGCGCATCTGCCGTAGAGAGTGGATTTGCGTTACCCGATCTTATTTCCCGCATGCAATGGGGATTAACTTATCAGTTACAGCCCATGGCCGATGATGAAAAGTTAGCGGCATTGCAGCGCAGAGCTGCGATGCGAGGTTTACAACTTCCAGAAGATGTTGGTCGCTTTTTATTGAAACGTTTAGCACGAGATTTAAGAACCCTATTCGATGTACTCGATAGGTTAGATAAGGCGTCGTTAGTGCATCAACGTAAGCTAACAATCCCTTTCGTCAAGGAGATGCTGCGGCTTTAGTCTTTGTCAGTGTTGTTGATATAAATAGTAAAGGCGCCAGTAGGCGCCTTTACTATTTATACCAATTGGTATGATTACTTTTTCTTCTTTAAGCCCAGTCCTAATTCTCTGCCGCGTATACGCGCATAGAATGGCAGGCTCACCAATAATACTGACAACAAGAGTACTTCAACGATTGCGAATATGAGGTCAGTCTCGGTGACGTACAATAAGGTCAAACCATGGAGCATATAGAGGCACACGATAAAACTGGCCCAGGCATAGGTATAGGGCGCACCAGTTAAGATCCCTTTTAGCGGAGCGAACAGAGGCAAGATCCAAAGCAGGCTGAACGCCATAGAGTACTCACCGTTTAATCCTTGATGACCAAACCAGGCTGTGAGTAGCAGTAATAGCGCTACGTAACAGGTACGGCTGATTTGAAATAGCATGGTTGAGCTCATTCGCTGGTATCGCCTTATAAAATGGTTAATACGTTTTCTGGTGGACGGCCAATAGCAGCTTTGTCGTTAGCCAAAACGATAGGGCGCTCAATAAGCTTTGGTGTGTCTACCATAGCTTGAATGAGTACTTCATCATCAAGGACATCGGCTAAACCTTGTTGCTTATATTCATCTTCTTTGGTACGCATTAGCTCTCTTGGGGTGATAGCTAATTTTTCTAAAATACCGTTAATCTCTAACTTTGTCAGCGGTGTTTTTAGATATTCGATGATCTGGATGTCACAGGCTTTCTCTTCAAGTAAAGCAAGGGTTTGACGGCTTTTTGAACAGCGCGGGTTATGAATAATCGTTACTTGAGTCATAGTCTCTCTGCTTATCGTGAAAATTTGCCGACATTCTACTTTAAAAGGTGAGCAGAGTCACAAAGAGTTATGTTTGTTTGATAGCGTTGATGACAGAAGTTGATTAGCCTGTTGGAAGCGGAGCCAGATAGACTGGCTCTCGTTCGAAAGAGATTTTATCCGGTGTTAAAGCAGATCTAACGCCTTCTTTGATTGCTTGAACTGGCGGATCCGCGCCTCTATGCGGGCTAGTTGCAATGGTTTTTGCTCTGATAGTCGATAGGCAAAATTAAGTTGATCGATCGCACCATCATAATCTGCTGCAAGGGCCATCGACTCGGCTTTTGCATAATACTCCATCGCTTTATTGCCCGCTTTCTTATAAGCGTCACTTAATAGCAATAGTGGCAGCTGATTTTGTCGGTCGAGAAAAATCATCTCTTCTAAGATAGGGATCGCTTTTTGGGGTTTGTCATCTTCGATGTAAGCATTGGCTAGATTGATATTGATCACCTGAGAGGTGGGCTTTAATTGGCGCTCCTCCTCTAAGAGTGCGATGGCTTTAGTGTGTTGATTGCGTGCTAACAAGAGATCGGTTTTAGTATCGATATAAAATAGATTATTGGGATCTTGTTTTAATAAGCTATCGATGATCTCTTCCGCTTGTTTTGCCTTGTCTGAGCGAAGCAGGGCAAGCGCTAAGCCATACTGGGCCGCCTGCTCGAATGAGTAGCTGCGTTTTTTAATTTGTTCTTGAAATAGCAATAACGCAGACTCTTCGCTATAGCTAGAAAAACGCACCTGAATCCGCGCTTTTGCAAGTTGAAAATCAAGACTGTCAGGTACATATCTATGGGGGTATTGAGCCGCGCGGTTTCTCGCTTCGGCAATACGAGATTCGGGTAAAGGGTGAGTTAACAGCATTTGTGGCGGTTTAGACGTAAAGCGATATCGGGTCGCAAGTTTAGCAAAAAAATCGGCGGCACCATCTGGGTCAAACCCAGCATCGACTAGAATTTGCATGCCAATGCGGTCTGCTTCTTTTTCATGTAGACGGGTATAGTTAATTTGTGATTGGGCCGACATCGCCTGAGTTGTTGCGAGCGCTGCCATCCCCGCTTGTGGCACGGCTATCGCGAGTAAGATAGAACCTAACATTGCCGCCATAGTCGCTGTTGAGCTTTTCTCTTTTGCTTCAATTGAACGTGCCAGATGACGTTGGGTAACGTGACTAATTTCGTGACCAATCACAGATGCTAGCTGGCTTTCGTTGTCTGCATTAAGAAAAAGGCCTGTATGGACGCCCACATGACCACCGAAAAATGCAAATGCGTTGATCTCATCATTACGTAATAGGAAAAAATAGAAGGGTGTCTTCACTCCCGTTGCGTGGGCAACCAGTTTATTACCCAGTTCCGTCATGTATTGGCTTAGTACGGGATCGTTTAGCATAGGCGCAGATGAGCGAATGACTCGCATGTAAGCATCGCCGTAGCTGTTCTCTTTTTCTAAGCTGAAGGTATTAACTGCAGCGGTGCCTAAATCCGGTAAATCGTTGTTGGCAAACCCCTGTGGAGCTAAAGAGAAAAGGGCAAATGACAATGCGCCTGCAACTAGGGATTTTGCTGTATTTATTTTTCTCAAACTTTTCCTTAGCGGTTTATCTGCAGATCATCTTGCTTATTGGAGCGAGTCGAGGGAGATAAGTTCATTCATCTACTGCAATAAGTTGTTGAGCTAATAGTGTAAAAGGACAATATACGATCGGCTCATAGATAACTTGTGGTTTAGTCAGAGACTTAGGATAATAGCGACAGTTTGCCTTTAGCAAGTTGATTATGACTTTTATTGATTTGACCGCCTATCGATGCCCGCTTGCCTTAGTTAAGCTTAAGTTAGCACTTAAGCACGCTGGTGAAGGAGAAGTGTTACAGATCTCCTTAGTTGATTCGGGATCTAGGCAAGATGTTCCTCGCTTTTTATTAAAGCTTAAGTATCCTTTTACTGAGCTACGAAATGATGACCAAATGTTAGTATTATCCGTTGTGAAATCCACAACATCTTAATTATAGAGTGTTATTTGAGTAGGAATTGTGAATGTTATCCTTATTGACAAATTGGTATAAAGAGCGATTTAGCGATCCTCAAGCCGTGACGCTGGTATTTATTCTCGTGGGTATCGCGATGGCTATCTATTTTGCCGGAGGCTTGTTGGCACCGCTCCTCGTTGCGCTTGTACTGGCATTTTTACTCGAGTGGCCGGTAGCACAGATGGTTAAAGTGGGCATTAATCGAACTACTGGTGCCTCATTAGTGCTAGTGCTGTTTATTGGTGTCATGTTACTGCTGACCTTTGGATTAATTCCAAGTGTTTGGCATCAGGGGGTTGCGCTCGTTACTGATCTTCCAAGTATGTTGGATAAAGGCTTAATTACCGTAAAGGGGTATGCTGAACAGTACCCTCAGTTTTTGGGAGTTGAGCAGCTTGACTCGACAGTCGGTGAGTTAAAAAAAATGCTCGATACTCAGCATATTTTTGATTTGGGTAAGCAGTTAATCGGCTACTCTGCATCGTTATTGGTACTCATGGTTTACGCGATTTTAGTGCCGTTATTAGTGTTCTTTTTCTTAAAAGACAAAGATATGTTGTTACGCGGTAGCAAACGGTTTATCCCCTCTAACAGGGAGTTAGCTCGTAAAGTGTGGTTAGAGATGAATCAGCAGATCTTTAACTATATTCGTGGCAAGGTAATAGAAATTGTCATCATTGGTGTCGCCAGTTATATCTTCTTCGCCATTATGGATTTGCGCTACGCGGCCTTACTTGGGGTGTTAACTGGTTTTTCTGTGTTAATCCCATATGTCGGCGCTACGTTAGTGACTTTACCCATCGCGCTGGTGGCATTTTTCCAATGGGGAGTCAGTCCAGAGTTTGGCTATCTTATGCTAGGTTACGGGATTATTCAGGCGCTAGATGGTAATCTTTTGGTCCCTATCTTGTTTTCTGACGCTGTGGATCTACATCCTGTCTTTATTATCGCTGCGGTATTAGTCTTTGGTGGGTTGTGGGGAGTATGGGGAGTATTCTTTGCGATCCCGTTAGCCTCCTTAGTTAAAGCTGTGATAAACGCATGGCCAAAGGCCAGTAGTGGCGAAGGTAGTGAACAAACTGCTTAGCAAGTATGTTGATAAAAAAGGAGCTTAGGCTCCTTTTTTATTGTCAGTCTTTAAAGGATAACGTGTAGCCTTCTATGGCTGAACCAATACTTGTTTTGCAGCAATAGCCAGCGCTCGATATACCAAGGTTGTTTGTTTGGCCTTGATGTTCCAGTGTTGCCAATACAAAGGCACTCGCATCGTTTTCGCTGGCGTTAATAGTTGTAAACGTCCACTGTCGAGTAGCGGTTTCGCTTGAAGGTGCCCGACGAGTCCGTAACCCATACCCAGCATGATAGCATCGAGAAAGCTTTCAGAAGAGGGGATTTGATGCTCATTCCAAGCTTGAGGCTCCATTGCAAAATACTCAGCGAGAAATTTTTCGTGGAGTTTATCTTTGGTTGAAAAGACCACAGCGGGTGCCTTGGCTAGACTCTCTGGTGATAGGCCATTGGCAAAATACTGGGCGATGAAATCATTAGTCGCCACACACAGGTATTCCATTTGTCCTAAGTATTCACTAGAGCAGCCCGTAAGGGGAGATTCAGTCGTGGTAACACAGCCAACCGCTGCGCCACTTTTTAGCAGATGGTGAGTATATGATTCATCATCAACAATGAGCTCTAGCAGCCATTTATGTCGTTTAAAGACCTCAGACACCGCAGGTAGGAACCATGTCGCGAGACTATCGGCGTTAACACCAATTTTGACTATGGTTGGTAGGCTAGGATCGTCGGCGTCGATTTCTGCGCTTAATTCGCTTTCTAGCAGACTGACTTGCGCGTAATGTCTAAGCAGTCGTTTTCCCATCGGCGTAGCTTCGGCCGGATTACTTCTGATTAGCAGGGTTTGTCCTACTTTTTCTTCTAATTGTTTAATACGCTGAGATACCGCCGATTGAGTAATAAACAAGGCTTTTGCGGCGCGATCAAAACCGCCTTCTTCAACGACAACACTTAGCGCTCTGAGATGGGCATAATCTAGCATCTCTTCCTCTTTACACTGAAATTACATTATTAATTTTACTAATGATACATTAAAAATATTAGTTATATTTATTATTATTAATCCACTATTCTGCCGCTCTATTAAATTGTTTAGCTTAGTTGGAGTCGTTGTGCAGGCATTTATTCAAGGCATTGGCATTGGTGGCAGTTTGATCATGGCGGTCGGTGCTCAAAATGCATTTGTATTAAAACAAGGGTTAAAGCGGTCCCATTCACTGCCGATTGCGGCCTTATGTTCGTTAATTGATGCATTAATGATAACCGCTGGTGTGGCTGGACTTGGGCATTTGATCATCGCCTTTCCGGTAATCAAAGATATTGCGAGCTTTGGTGGTGCGCTATTTTTGTTTGTTTATGGCAGTCGCGCATTGAGATCATCATTTCATCCTCAGTCGCTAGATTCAGAATCAACCATTGGCGCAGAGACGCTAAAAGCGGCGGTGTTAACAACCTTAGGAATTAGCTTACTTAATCCGCACCTTTATCTCGATACCCTTGTCTTGCTCGGCAGTATCAGCACCCAATTTGAGGGCTCCGATAAACCTTGGTTCGGCGCAGGTGCGGTATTAGCGTCATTTGTTTGGTTTTTTGGCTTGAGCTTTGGCGCGAGATATTTAAGTCCGTTATTTAAACGTCCTAAAGCTTGGTGCTATTTAGATAGACTTATTTGTTTAATCATGTGGAGCATAGCGAGTGCGCTGTTATGGCCTTACTTGAATTAATTTGATCACAAAAAAGCCAGCTAATGCTGGCTTTTTTGTTGCTGAGGTGAATTATGCTTATTGCTGTTCAATATAATTCAATACAACTTGATGGTGATCTTTGGTTTTAAATTTGTCAAACACATGAGCTACTTTACCATCTTGACCAATTAAAAAGCTTAGACGATGTATGCCATCGTAGATCTTACCCATGAATTTTTTCTCGCCCCAAACACCAAAAGCATCTGCAATCTCGTGATCCTCGTCGCTTAATAGTGAAAAGTTAAGCTCATGCTTATCGGCAAAGCGTGCCAATTTTGCCACGGGATCTGGGCTAATGCCAAACACGGTCACTGCAAGATTATCGAGTTGCGGCTTAGTATCCCGTAGTCCACATGCCTGTACAGTGCAGCCAGGGGTCAGTGCCTTAGGATAGAAATAGACCAATACAGGGCCAGTTTTTAGTGCCTCTTGCAGTGAGATGGTTTGGTCATTTTGGTTTTGTAGCGTAAAGCTTGGTGCAGTATCACCAGTAACTAAGGTGTTCATTCATGTTCCTTTATTGTTGGGTTTCGATACCTTGCATACGTTCTATGCTACAGCTTAGGTTCAATTCGGCCGCTAATTCGTTAAGACTTTGCTCAAGTTTTTCGATATCCACTTTTTCTGGAACATTAACCGTAAGCGATACATTTTGTACGGGTTCACCTTCAAGGTTCTCTTCTGCATGGGAGCGCACTGCGGCAAGATCCAGTGACCTATCTGCCATAAATTGGGTGAGGCGTCCCATGGTGCCGCGTTGATCTTTACCATTGAATGTGACCAGTAGGCGAGAGACGAAATTAAGTGGCGTATGTTTAGAGGTACGCTTCATTACGGTCAAT
Protein-coding sequences here:
- the bcp gene encoding thioredoxin-dependent thiol peroxidase — encoded protein: MNTLVTGDTAPSFTLQNQNDQTISLQEALKTGPVLVYFYPKALTPGCTVQACGLRDTKPQLDNLAVTVFGISPDPVAKLARFADKHELNFSLLSDEDHEIADAFGVWGEKKFMGKIYDGIHRLSFLIGQDGKVAHVFDKFKTKDHHQVVLNYIEQQ
- a CDS encoding sulfurtransferase TusA family protein, producing MTFIDLTAYRCPLALVKLKLALKHAGEGEVLQISLVDSGSRQDVPRFLLKLKYPFTELRNDDQMLVLSVVKSTTS
- a CDS encoding glycine cleavage system protein R, giving the protein MSNHLVVTALGSDSPGIVSKFARLASECDCDIVDSRMAIFGNEFTLIMMISGAWASITKMETSLPALSVELGLLTVMKRTSKHTPLNFVSRLLVTFNGKDQRGTMGRLTQFMADRSLDLAAVRSHAEENLEGEPVQNVSLTVNVPEKVDIEKLEQSLNELAAELNLSCSIERMQGIETQQ
- a CDS encoding M48 family metalloprotease: MRKINTAKSLVAGALSFALFSLAPQGFANNDLPDLGTAAVNTFSLEKENSYGDAYMRVIRSSAPMLNDPVLSQYMTELGNKLVAHATGVKTPFYFFLLRNDEINAFAFFGGHVGVHTGLFLNADNESQLASVIGHEISHVTQRHLARSIEAKEKSSTATMAAMLGSILLAIAVPQAGMAALATTQAMSAQSQINYTRLHEKEADRIGMQILVDAGFDPDGAADFFAKLATRYRFTSKPPQMLLTHPLPESRIAEARNRAAQYPHRYVPDSLDFQLAKARIQVRFSSYSEESALLLFQEQIKKRSYSFEQAAQYGLALALLRSDKAKQAEEIIDSLLKQDPNNLFYIDTKTDLLLARNQHTKAIALLEEERQLKPTSQVININLANAYIEDDKPQKAIPILEEMIFLDRQNQLPLLLLSDAYKKAGNKAMEYYAKAESMALAADYDGAIDQLNFAYRLSEQKPLQLARIEARIRQFKQSKKALDLL
- a CDS encoding LysE/ArgO family amino acid transporter, producing MAVGAQNAFVLKQGLKRSHSLPIAALCSLIDALMITAGVAGLGHLIIAFPVIKDIASFGGALFLFVYGSRALRSSFHPQSLDSESTIGAETLKAAVLTTLGISLLNPHLYLDTLVLLGSISTQFEGSDKPWFGAGAVLASFVWFFGLSFGARYLSPLFKRPKAWCYLDRLICLIMWSIASALLWPYLN
- a CDS encoding DUF2069 domain-containing protein — translated: MSSTMLFQISRTCYVALLLLLTAWFGHQGLNGEYSMAFSLLWILPLFAPLKGILTGAPYTYAWASFIVCLYMLHGLTLLYVTETDLIFAIVEVLLLSVLLVSLPFYARIRGRELGLGLKKKK
- the arsC gene encoding arsenate reductase (glutaredoxin) (This arsenate reductase requires both glutathione and glutaredoxin to convert arsenate to arsenite, after which the efflux transporter formed by ArsA and ArsB can extrude the arsenite from the cell, providing resistance.), whose amino-acid sequence is MTQVTIIHNPRCSKSRQTLALLEEKACDIQIIEYLKTPLTKLEINGILEKLAITPRELMRTKEDEYKQQGLADVLDDEVLIQAMVDTPKLIERPIVLANDKAAIGRPPENVLTIL
- a CDS encoding AI-2E family transporter, whose translation is MLSLLTNWYKERFSDPQAVTLVFILVGIAMAIYFAGGLLAPLLVALVLAFLLEWPVAQMVKVGINRTTGASLVLVLFIGVMLLLTFGLIPSVWHQGVALVTDLPSMLDKGLITVKGYAEQYPQFLGVEQLDSTVGELKKMLDTQHIFDLGKQLIGYSASLLVLMVYAILVPLLVFFFLKDKDMLLRGSKRFIPSNRELARKVWLEMNQQIFNYIRGKVIEIVIIGVASYIFFAIMDLRYAALLGVLTGFSVLIPYVGATLVTLPIALVAFFQWGVSPEFGYLMLGYGIIQALDGNLLVPILFSDAVDLHPVFIIAAVLVFGGLWGVWGVFFAIPLASLVKAVINAWPKASSGEGSEQTA
- the hda gene encoding DnaA inactivator Hda — translated: MASHSPLQLSLPVYLPDDETFKSYYPAAGNDELIQSLQGCADGSANKAVYLWGPVKSGRTHLMHATCARANELNRNSFYLPLGIHASISTELLEGLEQVDLVCIDDIHAIAGHPLWEEALFDLYNRVAEQENCSLVVSASASAVESGFALPDLISRMQWGLTYQLQPMADDEKLAALQRRAAMRGLQLPEDVGRFLLKRLARDLRTLFDVLDRLDKASLVHQRKLTIPFVKEMLRL
- a CDS encoding LysR family transcriptional regulator ArgP, which gives rise to MLDYAHLRALSVVVEEGGFDRAAKALFITQSAVSQRIKQLEEKVGQTLLIRSNPAEATPMGKRLLRHYAQVSLLESELSAEIDADDPSLPTIVKIGVNADSLATWFLPAVSEVFKRHKWLLELIVDDESYTHHLLKSGAAVGCVTTTESPLTGCSSEYLGQMEYLCVATNDFIAQYFANGLSPESLAKAPAVVFSTKDKLHEKFLAEYFAMEPQAWNEHQIPSSESFLDAIMLGMGYGLVGHLQAKPLLDSGRLQLLTPAKTMRVPLYWQHWNIKAKQTTLVYRALAIAAKQVLVQP